One genomic window of Halictus rubicundus isolate RS-2024b chromosome 12, iyHalRubi1_principal, whole genome shotgun sequence includes the following:
- the LOC143360012 gene encoding uncharacterized protein LOC143360012: MSETEDIRGAVESNDFHSIIEAGSGRSSSVDYLDTYEDVSKEPKSLPEESNGDRFKRDKVFVETVKKPFEVERKEIAQPARSTPETTAPPSATVFDANDAVEEEPVAKLGAADSADGQPTETAAVGEWNSLPVLVERLRTALEHSLGERRDGDVDADPEEPAQPVPEDSGVDSEEDFRLRSSMERVLDDCKEPELRKDLKFLEDLLLSDIETALSRLRETLERIDVAALAKNGAASDPTSKLHLLGLVSSLLSRLQVPEEKEKPPEKLPTPAVLPSTSLSRRRRGTRHTIGVSAEELAKARKWLEEERSNCLQLEDVAPVKEKEASGEATVALEKKPEEVRDKCIKDAINQRQVLEDKNKEIRETYKAAQPEVETNPSESMLQYNSYPANSENIVQSNEESDERSRVSRLAAALRQRAELASSRYPPANKFTAKKSKIKRANTIDIPSYLKLQAESLGREGTGCVSLRRPINVGDKASSNGGSIVPALQPRTENDRKFLALINRNNEAPANAPVPYKPFGFTKTTDMSSLANKNWNSRFSNIKTAFDKPTGHEERENRPSLKDRANKMFPGAAQHQAYASESEPRSSYVAPMIKDTGSGFRHAPSSPFRKIEKSPVSPSKVPPSYHWPKSAPVPTSTLREKARMMFDAAPARSKPDVEHHEKPSLPRPPWLDQDRSQNKNGPTVTENGRIDYKSFCKQFAPFVGKSTVDTRKFENQRIPGVVDGKISFKIPDRQNPPRIHQHPADRREAKDKFPPKNTFETIKPTSYPERQPPKPNFTDATLRGSSSVAVQTGINDEHQDEGRSFRVGPRIAKESTVCSNAAVQTSDLEKPVMSDADTGKQWKPADREPNPVHRPDPQRFVLDHNQNYRTVSGDPPVSNPRQPFSEQTYSAHHEPTQSLQKQTGNPVDPAKKDPRFDLEGYQKDDREDPAYSFVPPSLSDYNPPEEAPEKTTEWPVDDSSFLDDQNIQNQDISSDVGVVTRYTCAIATVASSVDSPEPRSEELLIDSRASSSPSPSQWSSRSRPATSETATPEDEIRRHNLLQQSLVRRLQNEITSLNDEPSQYPPGLTQQMVANQLKIQSSSQSESYEGQLQGQSYQRTSNQPSGSNQPGSYPQSFNQPGSLLEVHRQGLGQPSAPGRASAPQGQPHAYNQPSNFDQPAGSQPSKYGKYLTPVPQMKPKPEPQRSHSPSPVSANRVGALREAYELPPSSQTKPIQKERSPIPNGAAIDSSDEYLVSCATKPSRSIVLSKSESWHQLAVSSGYPRAPRVNAPAAAAASKPSPHPKPPKPRSPSSQKLRSKQFEASSMADSVKKMEDKIRQYFDSPAEPVEARDHSRSRRSPRSLQKTMVGLSRSRTMPGIADERLRLVIKTDQQAPLLNVNTADVDKVFDDLFEEATRSDVRHRC; the protein is encoded by the exons ATGTCGGAGACGGAAG ATATTCGAGGCGCGGTGGAGAGCAATGATTTCCACAGCATCATCGAGGCGGGGAGCGGCCGGTCGAGTTCCGTTGACTATTTAGACACTTACGAGGACGTGTCGAAGGAGCCGAAGAGCCTGCCCGAGGAGAGCAACGGGGATCGGTTCAAGCGGGACAAGGTGTTCGTGGAGACGGTGAAGAAGCCGTTCGAGGTCGAGAGGAAGGAGATCGCGCAACCAG CGCGTTCGACGCCGGAAACAACCGCACCGCCATCCGCGACGGTGTTCGACGCGAACGACGCGGTCGAAGAGGAGCCGGTCGCCAAATTAGGGGCGGCGGATAGCGCAGATGGACAACCGACGGAGACCGCGGCAGTCGGTGAGTGGAATTCGTTGCCGGTGCTGGTAGAGCGTCTCCGTACGGCGCTCGAGCACTCGCTAGGTGAGCGTCGCGACGGCGACGTCGACGCCGACCCCGAAGAGCCCGCCCAACCGGTGCCCGAGGACTCTGGCGTCGACTCCGAGGAGGACTTCCGGCTGCGGAGCTCGATGGAACGTGTGCTGGACGACTGCAAGGAGCCCGAGCTAAGGAAGGACCTGAAGTTCCTCGAGGACCTGCTCTTGTCCGACATCGAGACTGCGCTCTCGCGGCTCCGCGAGACCCTGGAGAGGATCGACGTCGCGGCCCTGGCGAAGAACGGCGCTGCATCGGATCCGACCAGTAAACTGCACCTGTTGGGCCTGGTGTCTAGTCTGTTGTCCCGGCTACAGGTGCCCGAGGAGAAAGAGAAGCCGCCGGAGAAACTGCCGACGCCCGCTGTGTTACCGTCCACGTCGTTGAGCAGGAGACGCAGAGGGACCAGACACACCATCGGCGTCTCCGCCGAGGAGCTGGCTAAGGCCAGGAAGTGGTTGGAGGAGGAGAGAAGCAATTGTTTGCAGCTGGAGGATGTGGCGCCGGTGAAGGAGAAGGAAGCCAGCGGAGAGGCTACCGTTGCCCTCGAGAAGAAGCCGGAAGAGGTGCGGGACAAGTGTATCAAAGACGCCATCAACCAGCGCCAGGTGCTCGAGGACAAGAACAAGGAGATCAGGGAGACCTACAAAGCGGCGCAGCCGGAGGTGGAGACGAACCCGAGCGAGAGTATGCTTCAGTATAACAGCTACCCGGCGAACAGTGAGAATATTGTACAGAGCAACGAGGAGAGCGACGAGAGGAGTCGCGTCAGCAGATTGGCGGCTGCTCTCAGACAACGAGCGGAATTAGCGTCCAGTAGGTATCCTCCTGCTAATAAATTCACCGCGAAGAAGTCGAAGATCAAACGAGCGAACACTATAGACATACCCAGCTACCTGAAGCTGCAGGCGGAGAGTCTCGGCCGCGAGGGCACCGGCTGCGTCTCTCTCAGACGACCGATCAACGTGGGAGACAAGGCTAGCTCGAACGGTGGCAGCATAGTGCCGGCGTTGCAGCCGAGGACCGAGAACGACCGGAAGTTCTTGGCGTTGATCAACAGGAACAACGAGGCTCCGGCGAACGCGCCGGTCCCGTACAAGCCGTTCGGTTTCACGAAAACGACGGACATGTCGTCGCTGGCGAACAAGAACTGGAACAGCCGGTTCTCGAACATCAAAACAGCCTTCGACAAGCCGACCGGCCACGAGGAGAGGGAGAACAGACCCTCCTTGAAGGACCGAGCCAACAAGATGTTCCCGGGAGCGGCGCAGCATCAAGCGTACGCCTCCGAGTCGGAACCGAGGTCGAGCTACGTCGCTCCGATGATCAAGGACACCGGCAGCGGATTCAGGCACGCGCCGTCCTCGCCGTTCCGGAAGATCGAGAAGTCGCCAGTGTCGCCGTCGAAAGTCCCTCCGTCGTATCATTGGCCTAAGAGCGCGCCGGTGCCGACGAGCACCTTGAGGGAGAAGGCGAGGATGATGTTCGACGCCGCTCCGGCGAGAAGCAAACCGGATGTCGAGCACCACGAGAAGCCTTCCTTGCCGCGTCCGCCATGGCTCGACCAGGACAGAAGCCAGAACAAGAACGGGCCGACGGTCACGGAGAACGGCAGGATCGATTACAAATCCTTCTGCAAGCAGTTCGCGCCGTTCGTCGGCAAGAGCACCGTCGACACGAGGAAGTTCGAGAACCAGAGGATCCCCGGCGTGGTGGACGGGAAGATCTCCTTCAAGATCCCCGACAGACAGAACCCGCCGAGGATCCATCAGCACCCGGCGGATCGTCGAGAAGCCAAGGACAAGTTCCCCCCGAAGAACACGTTCGAGACGATCAAGCCGACTAGCTATCCCGAGAGGCAGCCGCCGAAGCCTAATTTCACCGATGCTACCTTGAGAGGTAGTTCCTCGGTCGCCGTGCAAACGGGGATCAACGACGAGCACCAGGACGAAGGCCGGTCCTTTAGAGTAGGGCCGAGGATCGCGAAAGAATCCACGGTTTGCAGCAACGCCGCCGTCCAAACCAGCGATTTAGAGAAGCCGGTGATGAGCGACGCGGACACCGGGAAACAGTGGAAACCCGCTGATCGAGAACCCAACCCAGTTCATCGCCCAGATCCTCAGAGGTTCGTCCTGGACCACAACCAGAACTACCGTACAGTTTCCGGTGACCCTCCGGTGTCGAATCCTCGTCAACCTTTCAGCGAACAGACCTACAGTGCGCACCACGAGCCTACCCAGAGTCTTCAGAAACAGACTGGAAATCCCGTCGATCCCGCCAAGAAGGATCCAAGGTTCGACCTGGAGGGTTACCAGAAGGACGACAGAGAGGATCCCGCGTACTCCTTCGTTCCTCCGAGCTTGTCGGATTACAATCCGCCCGAGGAGGCACCGGAGAAGACGACCGAATGGCCGGTGGACGATTCTTCGTTCCTGGACGACCAGAACATCCAGAACCAGGACATCAGTTCCGACGTGGGAGTGGTGACGCGATACACCTGCGCGATCGCCACGGTCGCGTCCTCCGTCGACAGTCCCGAGCCTCGTTCCGAGGAGCTGTTGATCGATTCTCGAGCTTCCTCTTCGCCATCCCCGTCGCAGTGGTCCTCCAGGTCGAGGCCGGCCACCAGCGAGACCGCCACTCCCGAGGACGAGATTCGCAGGCACAATCTGTTGCAGCAGAGCCTGGTCCGGCGTCTGCAGAACGAGATCACGTCCTTGAACGACGAGCCGTCTCAATATCCACCGGGTCTGACCCAACAAATGGTCGCGAATCAGCTGAAGATTCAGTCCTCGAGCCAGTCGGAGAGCTACGagggtcaactccaaggtcagAGCTACCAACGCACCTCCAACCAGCCCTCCGGCTCGAATCAGCCGGGAAGCTACCCTCAAAGCTTCAATCAACCGGGAAGCTTGCTTGAAGTCCATCGGCAAGGTCTCGGGCAACCGTCCGCTCCGGGCCGAGCCTCGGCTCCTCAGGGTCAACCGCACGCCTACAACCAGCCCTCGAACTTCGACCAGCCGGCGGGTTCTCAGCCGTCCAAGTACGGCAAGTACCTGACGCCGGTTCCCCAGATGAAACCGAAACCGGAGCCGCAGAGGAGCCACTCGCCCAGCCCGGTCTCGGCGAACCGAGTAGGCGCGCTCAGGGAAGCCTACGAGCTGCCGCCGAGCAGCCAAACGAAGCCGATTCAAAAGGAACGCTCGCCGATCCCGAACGGAGCGGCGATCGACTCCAGCGACGAGTACCTGGTCTCCTGCGCGACAAAGCCTTCGAGGTCCATCGTTCTGTCGAAGTCGGAGTCCTGGCACCAGCTGGCCGTGTCCTCCGGCTACCCGCGTGCTCCCCGCGTGAACGCGCCGGCGGCGGCCGCGGCCTCGAAACCGTCGCCGCATCCTAAACCGCCGAAGCCGAGGTCCCCGTCGTCCCAGAAGCTGAGATCGAAGCAGTTCGAGGCATCCTCGATGGCCGACAGCGTGAAGAAGATGGAGGACAAGATCAGGCAGTACTTCGACAGTCCCGCGGAACCGGTCGAGGCAAGGGATCACTCGAGGAGCAGACGGTCGCCCAGAAGCCTGCAGAAAACCATGGTCGGGCTGTCCCGTAGCAGAACGATGCCGGGGATAGCCGACGAGAGGCTCAGGCTGGTGATCAAGACCGATCAGCAAGCGCCGCTGTTGAACGTGAACACGGCGGACGTCGACAAGGTGTTCGACGATCTGTTCGAGGAGGCGACCAGGTCCGACGTTCGTCATCGTTGCTga